A stretch of Pempheris klunzingeri isolate RE-2024b chromosome 19, fPemKlu1.hap1, whole genome shotgun sequence DNA encodes these proteins:
- the LOC139218426 gene encoding protein AMBP-like, with the protein MMLQLSTENPSGNKTTIVKLYSRTMNVTVAMLDNFKALVRQQEMSDNAIIMNQSKGECVPGEQLVPPQPQRSKRNVVKPVVPAQEEDTV; encoded by the exons ATGATGCTTCAGCTGAGCACAGAGAATCCATCAGGAAACAAAACCACCATCGTCAAGCTTTATA GTCGGACTATGAACGTGACGGTGGCAATGCTGGACAACTTTAAAGCTCTGGTCAGACAACAAGAAATGAGCGACAACGCCATCATCATGAATCAGAGCAAAG GTGAGTGTGTTCCAGGTGAGCAGCTCGTCCCGCCTCAGCCTCAG AGGTCGAAGAGAAATGTGGTGAAACCTGTGGTTCCTGCACAAGAAGAGGACACAGTTTGA
- the LOC139219103 gene encoding protein AMBP-like yields the protein MHKAATLVSLLVLGWTWTLQGLPVLPEPLYPTQENFDLARFLGTWHDVVVATTCTHMLSHRADAAIGKLVLERGTTEGKLKMTLTGLRHGSCKEMSGDYELTATPGRFLYHIKKWGADVDAYVVHTNYNEYAIVIMDKQKSSGEKSTSVKLYSRTRSVRATVLDDFKTLVRQQGMADDSVIMKQDKGDCVPGLQVAAASPQPEPQRRKRSVVPSLAPAEVEGSGEELYFNGTEACGAEPETGPCFGMHQRYFYNSSSMSCEIFKYGGCLGNQNNFDTERECLQRCRTEAVCRLPLAPRACSGQPPIWAFDSGMGLCVPYKKDYCQANANMFYSKAECEEYCGVEKDDADLVKAH from the exons ATGCACAAAGCAGCGACTCTGGTATCTCTGCTGGTACTAGGGTGGACCTGGACTCTCCAGGGGCTCCCTGTACTCCCAGAGCCTCTCTACCCCACGCAGGAGAACTTTGATCTGGCCCGG TTTCTGGGAACGTGGCACGATGTTGTAGTGGCGACCACATGCACCCACATGCTGAGCCACAGGGCGGACGCAGCCATCGGTAAACTGGTGCTGGAGAGAGGAACGACTGAAGGCAAACTGAAGATGACTCTGACCGGCCTCAG acatgggTCATGTAAGGAGATGTCTGGAGACTACGAGCTGACAGCCACACCGGGACGATTCCTCTACCACATTAAAA AGTGGGGCGCAGACGTCGACGCCTACGTGGTCCACACCAACTACAACGAGTACGCCATAGTGATAATGGACAAACAGAAGTCCTCTGGGGAAAAGAGCACCTCGGTGAAGCTTTACA GTCGGACGAGGTCAGTGAGAGCAACCGTGCTGGACGACTTCAAAACGCTGGTCAGACAGCAGGGGATGGCCGACGACTCTGTTATCATGAAGCAGGACAAag gtgaCTGTGTACCTGGGCTTCAGGTGGCAGCAGCTTCCCCTCAGCCTGAGCCGCAG aggaggaagaggagcgtgGTGCCGTCTTTGGCTCCCGCAGAAGTGGAGGGTTCTGGTGAAGAACTGTATTTCAATGGAACGG AGGCCTGTGGGGCAGAACCAGAGACAGGACCGTGCTTTGGGATGCACCAGCGCTACTTCTACAACTCCTCCTCCATGAGCTGTGAAATCTTCAAGTATGGAGGGTGTTTGGGCAACCAGAACAACTTTGACACTGAGAGGGAGTGTCTGCAGAGATGTCGCACTGAGG CTGTGTGTCGCCTGCCTCTGGCGCCCCGGGCCTGCTCAGGCCAGCCACCCATCTGGGCCTTTGACTCCGGCATGGGTCTGTGTGTGCCCTACAAAAAGGACTACTGCCAGGCCAATGCCAACATGTTCTACAGCAAGGCCGAGTGCGAGGAGTACTGCGGGGTGGAGAAAGATG ACGCGGACCTCGTGAAGGCACACTGA
- the nrarpa gene encoding notch-regulated ankyrin repeat-containing protein A gives MSQADVSTCSAPQRVFQEAVKKGNTKELHSLLQNMTNCEFNVNSFGPEGQTALHQSVIDGNLELVKLLVKFGADIRLANREGWSALHIAAFGGHQDIVLYLITKAKYSSGAR, from the coding sequence ATGAGCCAGGCGGATGTGTCGACTTGCTCCGCGCCGCAGAGGGTTTTCCAGGAGGCGGTGAAGAAGGGCAACACCAAGGAGCTGCACTCGTTGCTGCAGAACATGACAAACTGCGAGTTCAACGTCAACTCCTTCGGGCCGGAGGGACAGACGGCCCTGCACCAGTCCGTCATTGACGGCAACCTGGAGCTGGTAAAACTGCTGGTGAAGTTCGGTGCAGACATCCGGCTGGCCAACAGGGAAGGGTGGAGCGCTTTACACATCGCCGCCTTCGGGGGCCACCAAGACATTGTGCTATACCTCATCACCAAGGCCAAGTACTCCTCTGGCGCCCGGTga